A region of Maridesulfovibrio sp. DNA encodes the following proteins:
- a CDS encoding YfiR family protein, translating into MGFLTLRKTTAIILAVLFMVYSMPPMSAHARQEADRQHRITATQPQLQALFIKKITKYVLDPGKRKIASNNPVTVAAVAPKKISRFFKKQDNFKLVRWPDEESNVLFIDIDNPRIIAAVLSKVEGKPVLTIGQSPDFLRLGGMINLVESGARFKLQVNICAARKAGLTISSKLLKLSEIYCGDTPR; encoded by the coding sequence ATGGGATTTCTAACACTCCGTAAAACAACGGCGATCATACTTGCCGTACTTTTTATGGTATATTCCATGCCACCGATGTCTGCCCATGCCCGGCAGGAAGCAGACCGGCAACACAGGATTACAGCCACCCAGCCGCAGTTGCAGGCCCTATTCATAAAAAAAATAACCAAATATGTACTTGATCCGGGAAAACGGAAAATAGCTTCCAACAACCCGGTTACAGTTGCAGCGGTAGCCCCTAAAAAAATATCCCGTTTTTTCAAAAAACAGGATAATTTCAAACTGGTACGCTGGCCGGACGAAGAAAGCAACGTCCTGTTCATTGACATTGACAACCCACGCATTATTGCAGCCGTACTTAGCAAGGTAGAAGGCAAGCCGGTGCTGACCATCGGACAAAGCCCGGATTTTCTTCGGCTGGGCGGAATGATAAACCTTGTGGAATCAGGAGCCCGTTTCAAATTGCAAGTCAACATATGTGCTGCGCGCAAAGCCGGACTGACCATCAGCTCCAAACTATTGAAGCTTTCGGAAATATATTGCGGAGACACCCCCCGATGA
- a CDS encoding ATP-binding protein, producing the protein MKKYRNSIGRKVGFAILSTTIVAVILSMTLNVASFFHSFRQATLQKATSLTQVLGTSIAPALDFNDPESATEVLQSLALVNNSAGATIFTADGHVFAGFGRQTAKLPIRNDGIIEEFNRYRIIQEIRSGDELLGFILLDGRFSDQLDWFIQNLVTSGLILVSVLTICFLTTNHIRKKLTSPIGQLTDTVRDISESKDYTRRVSYRSNDEIGYLVSEFNSMLAKIDKRDQWLNSHREMLENIVLQRTKELRSKQAELEKKNKLLVQQIHERRTAEMIRDEVERINRHDLKSSLNLVIGYPELLLNSEEELTINQRKYIKRIASAGYRMLDMIQFHLDMFKMEQGIYRLKTMSIDLVDLMTSLEEEMALLLNQSGVKLSIMLEDKEIEGMEELHLTGEGMLLRTMFRNLIKNAVEASNEGDTVTIAISSGPPVSVTVKNTLAVPEEIRGRFFDKYVTLGKEDGTGLGTYSAKLIAETHKATITMRSAETSGTEVTACFMDENSAA; encoded by the coding sequence ATGAAAAAATACCGTAACAGCATAGGGCGCAAGGTGGGCTTCGCAATTCTAAGTACTACCATAGTTGCAGTGATACTTTCCATGACTCTAAATGTTGCCTCCTTCTTTCATTCCTTCCGACAGGCTACACTACAGAAAGCGACATCATTGACACAGGTGCTGGGGACCTCCATTGCACCGGCTCTTGATTTTAACGACCCGGAATCAGCAACAGAGGTTTTGCAGTCACTGGCACTGGTCAACAACTCCGCTGGAGCTACTATCTTTACTGCCGACGGCCATGTCTTTGCTGGATTCGGGAGGCAGACAGCGAAACTACCGATCCGAAATGACGGCATTATTGAAGAATTCAACCGCTATCGCATAATTCAGGAAATCCGCTCCGGCGATGAATTGTTAGGATTCATCCTTCTGGACGGTCGATTTTCCGATCAGTTGGACTGGTTCATCCAAAACCTTGTCACTTCCGGGCTGATTCTGGTCTCTGTCCTGACCATATGCTTCCTGACCACCAACCATATCCGTAAAAAACTGACCAGCCCTATCGGACAGCTGACCGATACGGTCCGAGATATTTCCGAAAGCAAGGACTACACCCGGCGGGTGTCCTATCGCAGTAATGATGAAATCGGCTATCTGGTCTCGGAATTCAATTCAATGCTGGCCAAAATCGACAAGCGGGACCAGTGGCTGAACAGCCACCGCGAAATGCTGGAAAATATCGTGTTACAACGTACTAAGGAGCTGCGTTCCAAACAGGCTGAACTTGAGAAAAAAAACAAACTGCTGGTCCAGCAGATACATGAAAGGCGCACAGCGGAAATGATCCGTGATGAAGTGGAACGCATCAACAGACACGACCTCAAATCTTCCTTGAATCTTGTCATCGGTTATCCTGAACTGCTGCTCAACAGTGAAGAAGAACTGACCATTAATCAGCGCAAATATATTAAACGCATCGCTTCGGCCGGTTACCGCATGCTGGATATGATCCAGTTCCATCTGGATATGTTCAAGATGGAGCAGGGAATATACCGATTGAAAACAATGAGCATTGATCTGGTGGATCTGATGACATCACTGGAAGAAGAAATGGCCCTGCTGCTCAACCAGTCAGGAGTAAAGCTTTCGATCATGCTGGAAGATAAAGAAATAGAGGGCATGGAAGAACTGCATCTGACCGGAGAAGGCATGCTCCTGCGGACCATGTTCAGGAATCTGATCAAAAACGCTGTGGAAGCATCTAATGAAGGGGACACCGTAACTATCGCAATCAGCAGCGGACCGCCCGTTTCAGTTACGGTGAAAAACACGCTCGCTGTTCCCGAAGAAATCAGGGGAAGATTCTTCGATAAATATGTCACCCTCGGCAAGGAAGACGGCACAGGACTAGGAACATATTCTGCCAAACTCATTGCCGAGACTCATAAAGCAACCATAACCATGCGTTCTGCTGAGACCAGCGGGACGGAAGTCACTGCCTGCTTTATGGACGAAAACAGCGCAGCCTAA